Proteins from one Brockia lithotrophica genomic window:
- a CDS encoding S-adenosylmethionine:tRNA ribosyltransferase-isomerase: MRLSDFDYELPEDLIAQEPLPERDGSRLMVLHRVEGRWEHRRFRDLPDFLRPGDVLVFNDSRVIPARLYGRKAGTGARVELLLVEPRGDPWRWKVLARPARRLRPGTVVEIFPAPSEISERTSPALRATVEDVLDGGLRGVRFDLGAEEEGDFFQLLERVGRVPLPPYVRRELRDPERYQTVYARERGSVAAPTAGLHFTPELLAALADRGVTFAYVTLHVGLGTFRPVTEEDPTRHRMHEEPYRLPPETAEVLDAARREGQRILAVGTTSLRVLETVYRRHGRFVPEEGVTDLFLYPGVPVRSVQGLLTNFHLPRSTLLMLVAAFAGYELTIAAYRAAVQERYRFFSFGDAMFIL, from the coding sequence ATGAGGCTGTCCGACTTCGACTACGAACTCCCAGAAGACCTCATCGCCCAAGAGCCTCTGCCCGAGCGGGACGGTTCGCGCCTCATGGTCCTCCACCGGGTGGAGGGGCGTTGGGAGCACCGACGCTTTCGCGATCTCCCGGATTTCCTCCGTCCGGGGGACGTCCTCGTGTTCAACGACTCCCGCGTGATTCCCGCCCGCCTCTACGGCCGTAAGGCGGGTACGGGTGCGCGCGTGGAACTCCTCCTCGTAGAGCCCCGGGGCGATCCGTGGCGTTGGAAGGTCCTCGCGCGTCCCGCGCGCCGCCTGCGGCCCGGTACGGTCGTGGAGATTTTCCCCGCCCCGTCGGAGATTTCCGAACGGACGTCCCCGGCACTCCGCGCCACCGTAGAGGACGTGCTCGACGGGGGGTTGCGCGGCGTTCGCTTCGACCTCGGCGCGGAGGAGGAAGGGGATTTCTTCCAACTCCTCGAGCGGGTTGGGCGGGTGCCCTTGCCGCCCTACGTGCGCCGCGAGCTCCGCGATCCGGAACGCTACCAAACGGTGTACGCGCGGGAACGCGGCTCGGTGGCCGCTCCTACGGCCGGGCTCCACTTTACTCCCGAACTCCTCGCCGCCCTCGCTGACCGAGGTGTGACCTTCGCCTACGTCACCCTCCACGTGGGGTTGGGGACGTTCCGCCCCGTGACCGAAGAAGACCCCACCCGTCACCGCATGCACGAAGAGCCGTACCGCCTTCCGCCGGAGACGGCGGAGGTCCTCGACGCGGCGCGGCGGGAGGGGCAGAGGATCCTCGCCGTAGGGACCACAAGCCTCCGCGTTTTGGAGACCGTGTACCGGCGCCACGGGCGCTTCGTACCGGAAGAGGGGGTGACGGACCTCTTCCTCTATCCGGGCGTCCCCGTTCGTTCCGTTCAGGGGCTCCTCACGAACTTCCACCTTCCCCGGTCGACGCTTCTCATGCTCGTCGCGGCGTTTGCCGGCTACGAGCTCACGATAGCCGCGTACCGCGCCGCGGTTCAGGAGCGCTACCGCTTCTTCAGCTTCGGCGACGCCATGTTCATCCTTTAG
- a CDS encoding Mannose-1-phosphate guanylyltransferase — MCGRVHRTEGGTRMQALLLAGGMGTRLRPITEDLPKPMVPLGNRPWLASLILHLRKEGVSRFVLAVKHHAHVIEEYFGDGSSLGVEIRYAREREYLGTAGAIKNAEAYLEERFLVVNADIVHLVDLERLLAFHREHGGAVTIGLTEVENPSAYGVVAQGERGEILRFVEKPKIEEAPSRRINAGVYVLERRVLDAIPRGREVSIEREVFPRLIAEGAGVYGLLLDGYWMDIGTPERYRQAHWDLLDGAFRLPEFPAGAKSGIYVGRRVRIGKNVRLVPPLLLSDDVVVEDDAVVGPYAILGEGVRVGRGATVTRTILWRRARVGDLSNLSETIGCEGVETPPAYTVHAAILKVSRERLLALRSVAQAASPADEVAPKAVPHR; from the coding sequence GTGTGCGGGCGCGTACACAGGACAGAAGGAGGGACACGGATGCAGGCGTTGTTACTCGCGGGGGGTATGGGCACACGCCTTCGCCCCATCACGGAGGACCTGCCGAAGCCGATGGTTCCCCTGGGAAATCGCCCGTGGCTCGCATCGCTGATCCTGCACCTCCGCAAGGAAGGCGTGTCGCGCTTTGTGCTCGCCGTAAAGCACCACGCCCACGTGATCGAGGAGTACTTCGGTGACGGCTCTTCGCTCGGCGTGGAGATCCGCTACGCCCGGGAACGGGAGTACCTCGGCACGGCAGGAGCGATTAAGAACGCCGAAGCTTACCTGGAAGAGCGGTTCCTCGTCGTAAACGCGGACATCGTGCACCTGGTAGATCTCGAGCGGCTCCTCGCCTTCCACCGAGAACACGGGGGCGCGGTGACCATAGGGCTCACGGAAGTCGAGAATCCTTCCGCCTACGGCGTCGTCGCCCAGGGGGAGCGGGGAGAAATCCTCCGCTTTGTCGAAAAGCCAAAGATCGAAGAAGCGCCCTCGCGTCGAATCAACGCGGGGGTGTACGTTCTCGAACGGCGCGTGTTGGACGCGATCCCGCGGGGCCGCGAGGTGTCCATCGAGCGGGAGGTCTTCCCCCGCCTCATCGCCGAGGGTGCGGGCGTCTACGGCCTTCTCCTCGACGGCTACTGGATGGACATTGGAACACCGGAGCGCTATCGCCAAGCGCACTGGGACCTCCTCGACGGCGCCTTCCGCCTCCCGGAATTTCCCGCGGGCGCGAAGAGCGGCATATACGTAGGTCGGCGCGTGCGCATCGGAAAGAACGTGCGCCTCGTGCCGCCGCTCCTCCTTTCCGACGACGTCGTGGTAGAAGACGACGCCGTCGTCGGGCCGTACGCAATCCTCGGAGAAGGCGTGCGCGTCGGCCGTGGGGCGACGGTCACGCGGACGATCCTCTGGCGGCGCGCCCGCGTCGGCGACCTGAGCAACCTTTCCGAGACGATCGGCTGCGAAGGGGTGGAGACGCCTCCCGCGTACACGGTGCACGCGGCAATCCTCAAGGTTTCGCGGGAACGGCTTTTGGCGTTGCGCTCCGTCGCGCAGGCGGCCTCCCCCGCAGATGAAGTTGCACCAAAGGCGGTGCCGCATCGATGA